In the Malania oleifera isolate guangnan ecotype guangnan chromosome 1, ASM2987363v1, whole genome shotgun sequence genome, one interval contains:
- the LOC131168052 gene encoding uncharacterized protein LOC131168052: MLPLPPPPQLQKQTTPAPLNQILLSKQSIIKPDLGTCRKLEKQPILRRPRRTNPVVWCCSVVCLLFSLLLIFFGVATLIIFIDIKPRNPSFDTPGASLGSIYFDSPEYFNGDFTFIANFSNPNRKITVRFEYVDIQLYFHDKLIATQALQPFTQKPGETRLESVHLISSLVYLPHNIAGELQKQVQSYRVTYYIQGNFRVKASFGVTHFSYWLHGRCQLEMTGPPTGTLVTRSCKTKR, encoded by the coding sequence ATGCTTCCCCTCCCACCTCCACCCCAACTCCAAAAGCAAACCACACCAGCCCCTCTCAACCAAATACTCCTATCAAAGCAATCTATAATAAAGCCAGATCTTGGCACCTGCAGAAAATTAGAAAAGCAACCAATACTCCGGCGACCTCGCCGGACCAACCCAGTTGTGTGGTGCTGCTCAGTTGTGTGCCTCCTGTTTAGCCTTCTTCTCATCTTCTTTGGGGTTGCAACTTTGATCATTTTCATTGACATCAAACCAAGAAACCCGTCCTTCGACACCCCTGGTGCAAGCCTCGGCAGCATCTACTTTGACTCGCCAGAGTACTTCAATGGCGACTTTACCTTCATCGCAAATTTCTCCAACCCAAATCGGAAAATCACTGTGAGGTTTGAGTATGTGGACATACAGCTCTATTTTCATGACAAGCTCATAGCAACTCAAGCACTTCAGCCTTTCACACAAAAGCCAGGAGAGACAAGATTGGAATCAGTTCACCTGATTTCAAGCCTGGTTTATCTGCCACATAACATTGCAGGAGAGCTTCAGAAGCAAGTGCAGAGCTACAGGGTAACGTATTATATACAAGGAAACTTCAGAGTGAAAGCCTCTTTCGGTGTAACTCATTTTTCTTATTGGTTGCATGGAAGATGTCAACTAGAGATGACTGGTCCACCAACTGGTACCCTGGTAACTCGAAGCTGCAAAACAAAGAGATGA